A window of Indicator indicator isolate 239-I01 chromosome 40, UM_Iind_1.1, whole genome shotgun sequence contains these coding sequences:
- the ANP32E gene encoding acidic leucine-rich nuclear phosphoprotein 32 family member E isoform X8 has protein sequence MGGAMEMKKRINLELRNRAPEKVTELVLDNCRSSNGEIEGLNDSFKELEFLSMANVELTSLAKLPTLSKLRKLELSDNIISGGLEVLAERCPNLTYLNLSGNKIKDLGTVEALQNLKNLKSLDLFNCEITNLEDYRDSIFELLQQITYLDGFDQEDNEAPDSEDDDDEDDDDDEEDEAGPPGEYEEEDDEDDGGSDLGEGEEEEESGDEEDDDDYVEEGGEEEEEAEGIRGEKRKRDPEDEGEEEDD, from the exons ATGGGGGGGGCGATGGAGATGAAGAAGCGTATCAACCTGGAGTTGAGGAACCGGGCCCCCGAGAAG GTGACGGAGTTGGTGCTTGATAACTGTCGGTCCAGCAATGGTGAGATTGAAGGTCTCAATGACTCCTTCAAAGAACTGGAGTTTCTCAGCATGGCCAACGTAGAGCTGACGTCGCTGGCCAAGCTGCCCACCTTGAGTAAGCTCCGAAAG TTGGAGCTGAGTGACAACATCATTTCAGGAGGCCTGGAGGTCCTTGCAGAGAGGTGTCCAAATCTCACATATCTAAATCTAAGTGGCAACAAAATCAAAGATCTTGGCACTGTGGAAGCTCTT caaAATCTCAAAAACTTGAAGAGCCTTGACCTGTTCAACTGTGAGATTACAAACCTAGAGGATTACAGGGACAGCATttttgagctgctgcagcaaatcACCTATCTGGATGGCTTTGATCAGGAAGACAACGAAGCACCAGACTcagaggatgatgatgatgagg ACGacgatgatgatgaggaggatgaaGCTGGCCCTCCAGGAGAATatgaagaggaagatgatgaagatgatggaGGTTCAGATTTAGGGGAAGgcgaagaggaggaggaa TCTGGG GatgaagaagatgatgatgactATGTTGAagaaggaggtgaggaggaggaggaag CAGAGGGCATCcgaggggagaagaggaaacgAGACCCTGAAGATGAAGGCGAGGAAGAGGACGATTAA
- the UBE2Q1 gene encoding ubiquitin-conjugating enzyme E2 Q1 yields MGAAPLPLPVPLPVPLPGRCPRCCRALRGAGAGGGGGPGGAAPGGRRCRALRRGRPALPAPTPSPPPSAVPGPPPPPPRLAPGDAGGAGSSTEWTGHHKPPLRRVQPPLPAVAVQDPSGTGAEARSCGQVPGPGAPSASCTHGEAALSIGPPPPARALPIAEPRPFRCRREGSLPESGAVPPPSWAGSGGCGGGGGGAGSLHGKMQRAGPEEAAGSQAAAGGPGRSGAEVAAAPAGRLLRRELRLLESIFHRGHERFRIGSACPDEISCEFVPGAGARAGASGSRGPPPGPVRIHCNITVRPEEGRTSARRDGDCGSVERGAVAADGYRPGPARAACGELRAVARHGGGRGVSCVLPSPSRSHCEWAASHTRLRGSPNREAFPSRTNPGALPAGCGQRWGSNPLGCVFPFVLIPSCRGRGPVPRGLGWSPVPGGTRWCPVKEEPTARPPPALRSGGRWFWVRGRWGASVEGSAPGRSLSGEAGPRRRGGASAEERRLGGGEEPRRRSGTSAEGRGLGGGAGPRRRRGASAEERGLGGGAGPRRRSGASAEERGLGGGAGPRRRRGASAEGRGLGGGAGPRRRRGASAEERGLGGGAGPRRRGGAAAERLNCGKSEPISCSVTARPL; encoded by the exons ATGGGGGCGGCCCCGCTGCCGCTGCCGGTGCCGCTGCCGGTGCCGCTGCCCGGGCGCTGTCCCCGGTGCTGCCGCGCTCTCCGCGGTGCTGGagccggcggcggcggcggcccggGCGGGGCGGCCCCGGGCGGGAGGCGGTGCCGGGCGCTGCGCCGGGGCCGCCCCGCGCTCCCCGCTCCGACACCGTCACCGCCGCCGTCAGCGGTCCCGGGGCCGCCCCCGCCTCCGCCCCGCCTCGCCCCGGGGGATGCcggaggagcagggagcagcacgGAGTGGACCGGGCACCACAAACCTCCGCTCCGCCGGGTCCAGCCCCCGCTGCCTGCGGTCGCTGTGCAGGATCCCAGCGGAACGGGAGCGGAGGCGAGGAGCTGCGGGCAGGTCCCGGGCCCCGGAGCCCCTTCGGCCTCCTGCACGCACGGGGAAGCGGCTCTCAG TATAGGCCCGCCCCCGCCCGCGAGAGCACTTCCTATAGCGGAGCCCCGCCCCTTCCGCTGCCGGCGGGAGGGGTCACTTCCGGAGAGCGGGGCCGTCCCGCCGCCATCTTGGGCCGGCTCCGGGGgctgcggcggcggcggcggcggagcgGGGTCCCTCCATGGGAAGATGCAGCGGGCGGGGCCGGAGGAGGCGGCGGGGTCgcaggcggcggcggggggACCCGGGCGGAGCGGAGCCGAGGTGGCGGCGGCCCCCGCCGGGCGGCTCCTGAGGCGGGAGCTACGGCTGCTCGAGTCCATCTTCCACCGGGGCCACGAGCGGTTCCGCATCGGCAGCGCCTGCCCCGACGAGATCAGCTGCGAGTTCGTCCCGGGGGCCGGGGCCCGCGCCGGTGCTTCCGGTTCCCGGGGGCCGCCACCGGGGCCCGTCCGCATCCACTGCAACATCACGGTGAGGCCCGAGGAAGGGAGGACGTCGGCCCG CCGGGACGGGGACTGCGGCTCGGTGGAACGCGGTGCCGTTGCGGCAGATGGGtaccggcccggcccggcccgtgCGGCTTGCGGGGAGCTGAGGGCGGTTGCGAGGCACGGGGGAGGCCGCGGGGTGAGCTGCGTCCTGCCCTCACCTTCCCGGAGCCACTGTGAGTGGGCTGCGAGCCACACTCGGCTCCGCGGCTCCCCGAACCGGGAGGCGTTTCCCAGCAGAACGAACCCCGGAGCCCTCCCCGCTGGCTGCGGGCAGCGCTGGGGGAGCAACCCCCTTGGTTGTGTTTTCCCGTTCGTGCTGATCCCTTCCTGCCGCGGACGAGGCCCTGTGCCCCGCGGGTTGGGATGGTCCCCGGTGCCCGGTGGTACCCGGTGGTGCCCGGTGAAGGAGGAACCCACGGCTCGgccccctcctgccctgcgCTCTGGGGGACGCTGGTTCTGGGTCCGG GGCCGCTGGGGGGCGAGCGTGGAGGGGAGCGCGCCGGGGCGGAGCCTTAGCGGAGAGGCGGGGCCTCGGCGGAGGGGCGGGGCCTCGGCGGAGGAGAGGCGCCTCGGCGGAGGAGAGGAGCCTCGGCGGAGGAGCGGGACCTCGGCGGAGGGGCGGGGCCTCGGCGGAGGGGCGGGGCCTCGGCGGAGGAGAGGAGCCTCGGCGGAGGAGCGGGGCCTCGGCGGAGGAGCGGGGCCTCGGCGGAGGAGCGGGGCCTCGGCGGAGGAGAGGGGCCTCGGCGGAGGAGCGGGGCCTCGGCGGAGGAGAGGGGCCTCGGCGGAGGGGCGGGGCCTCGGCGGAGGGGCGGGGCCTCGGCGGAGGAGAGGGGCCTCGGCGGAGGAGCGGGGCCTCGGCGGAGGGGCGGGGCCCCGGCGAAGGGGCGGGGCCGCGGCGGAGAGGCTTAACTGCGGCAAATCTGAGCCAATCAGCTGCTCGGTCACGGCTCGGCCCCTGTGA
- the ANP32E gene encoding acidic leucine-rich nuclear phosphoprotein 32 family member E isoform X5, with protein sequence MGGAMEMKKRINLELRNRAPEKVTELVLDNCRSSNGEIEGLNDSFKELEFLSMANVELTSLAKLPTLSKLRKLELSDNIISGGLEVLAERCPNLTYLNLSGNKIKDLGTVEALQNLKNLKSLDLFNCEITNLEDYRDSIFELLQQITYLDGFDQEDNEAPDSEDDDDEEGDEDDDDDEEDEAGPPGEYEEEDDEDDGGSDLGEGEEEEEDFPIFVKDEEDDDDYVEEGGEEEEEEGIRGEKRKRDPEDEGEEEDD encoded by the exons ATGGGGGGGGCGATGGAGATGAAGAAGCGTATCAACCTGGAGTTGAGGAACCGGGCCCCCGAGAAG GTGACGGAGTTGGTGCTTGATAACTGTCGGTCCAGCAATGGTGAGATTGAAGGTCTCAATGACTCCTTCAAAGAACTGGAGTTTCTCAGCATGGCCAACGTAGAGCTGACGTCGCTGGCCAAGCTGCCCACCTTGAGTAAGCTCCGAAAG TTGGAGCTGAGTGACAACATCATTTCAGGAGGCCTGGAGGTCCTTGCAGAGAGGTGTCCAAATCTCACATATCTAAATCTAAGTGGCAACAAAATCAAAGATCTTGGCACTGTGGAAGCTCTT caaAATCTCAAAAACTTGAAGAGCCTTGACCTGTTCAACTGTGAGATTACAAACCTAGAGGATTACAGGGACAGCATttttgagctgctgcagcaaatcACCTATCTGGATGGCTTTGATCAGGAAGACAACGAAGCACCAGACTcagaggatgatgatgatgagg AAGGAGATGAAGACGacgatgatgatgaggaggatgaaGCTGGCCCTCCAGGAGAATatgaagaggaagatgatgaagatgatggaGGTTCAGATTTAGGGGAAGgcgaagaggaggaggaa GATTTCCCCATTTTTGTAAAGGatgaagaagatgatgatgactATGTTGAagaaggaggtgaggaggaggaggaag AGGGCATCcgaggggagaagaggaaacgAGACCCTGAAGATGAAGGCGAGGAAGAGGACGATTAA
- the ANP32E gene encoding acidic leucine-rich nuclear phosphoprotein 32 family member E isoform X2 yields the protein MGGAMEMKKRINLELRNRAPEKVTELVLDNCRSSNGEIEGLNDSFKELEFLSMANVELTSLAKLPTLSKLRKLELSDNIISGGLEVLAERCPNLTYLNLSGNKIKDLGTVEALQNLKNLKSLDLFNCEITNLEDYRDSIFELLQQITYLDGFDQEDNEAPDSEDDDDEGDEDDDDDEEDEAGPPGEYEEEDDEDDGGSDLGEGEEEEEVGLSYLMKEEIQDEEDDDDYVEEGGEEEEEAEGIRGEKRKRDPEDEGEEEDD from the exons ATGGGGGGGGCGATGGAGATGAAGAAGCGTATCAACCTGGAGTTGAGGAACCGGGCCCCCGAGAAG GTGACGGAGTTGGTGCTTGATAACTGTCGGTCCAGCAATGGTGAGATTGAAGGTCTCAATGACTCCTTCAAAGAACTGGAGTTTCTCAGCATGGCCAACGTAGAGCTGACGTCGCTGGCCAAGCTGCCCACCTTGAGTAAGCTCCGAAAG TTGGAGCTGAGTGACAACATCATTTCAGGAGGCCTGGAGGTCCTTGCAGAGAGGTGTCCAAATCTCACATATCTAAATCTAAGTGGCAACAAAATCAAAGATCTTGGCACTGTGGAAGCTCTT caaAATCTCAAAAACTTGAAGAGCCTTGACCTGTTCAACTGTGAGATTACAAACCTAGAGGATTACAGGGACAGCATttttgagctgctgcagcaaatcACCTATCTGGATGGCTTTGATCAGGAAGACAACGAAGCACCAGACTcagaggatgatgatgatgagg GAGATGAAGACGacgatgatgatgaggaggatgaaGCTGGCCCTCCAGGAGAATatgaagaggaagatgatgaagatgatggaGGTTCAGATTTAGGGGAAGgcgaagaggaggaggaagttggTCTTTCATACCTGATGAAAGAAGAGATTCAG GatgaagaagatgatgatgactATGTTGAagaaggaggtgaggaggaggaggaag CAGAGGGCATCcgaggggagaagaggaaacgAGACCCTGAAGATGAAGGCGAGGAAGAGGACGATTAA
- the ANP32E gene encoding acidic leucine-rich nuclear phosphoprotein 32 family member E isoform X1 has product MGGAMEMKKRINLELRNRAPEKVTELVLDNCRSSNGEIEGLNDSFKELEFLSMANVELTSLAKLPTLSKLRKLELSDNIISGGLEVLAERCPNLTYLNLSGNKIKDLGTVEALQNLKNLKSLDLFNCEITNLEDYRDSIFELLQQITYLDGFDQEDNEAPDSEDDDDEEGDEDDDDDEEDEAGPPGEYEEEDDEDDGGSDLGEGEEEEEVGLSYLMKEEIQDEEDDDDYVEEGGEEEEEAEGIRGEKRKRDPEDEGEEEDD; this is encoded by the exons ATGGGGGGGGCGATGGAGATGAAGAAGCGTATCAACCTGGAGTTGAGGAACCGGGCCCCCGAGAAG GTGACGGAGTTGGTGCTTGATAACTGTCGGTCCAGCAATGGTGAGATTGAAGGTCTCAATGACTCCTTCAAAGAACTGGAGTTTCTCAGCATGGCCAACGTAGAGCTGACGTCGCTGGCCAAGCTGCCCACCTTGAGTAAGCTCCGAAAG TTGGAGCTGAGTGACAACATCATTTCAGGAGGCCTGGAGGTCCTTGCAGAGAGGTGTCCAAATCTCACATATCTAAATCTAAGTGGCAACAAAATCAAAGATCTTGGCACTGTGGAAGCTCTT caaAATCTCAAAAACTTGAAGAGCCTTGACCTGTTCAACTGTGAGATTACAAACCTAGAGGATTACAGGGACAGCATttttgagctgctgcagcaaatcACCTATCTGGATGGCTTTGATCAGGAAGACAACGAAGCACCAGACTcagaggatgatgatgatgagg AAGGAGATGAAGACGacgatgatgatgaggaggatgaaGCTGGCCCTCCAGGAGAATatgaagaggaagatgatgaagatgatggaGGTTCAGATTTAGGGGAAGgcgaagaggaggaggaagttggTCTTTCATACCTGATGAAAGAAGAGATTCAG GatgaagaagatgatgatgactATGTTGAagaaggaggtgaggaggaggaggaag CAGAGGGCATCcgaggggagaagaggaaacgAGACCCTGAAGATGAAGGCGAGGAAGAGGACGATTAA
- the ANP32E gene encoding acidic leucine-rich nuclear phosphoprotein 32 family member E isoform X11 has protein sequence MGGAMEMKKRINLELRNRAPEKVTELVLDNCRSSNGEIEGLNDSFKELEFLSMANVELTSLAKLPTLSKLRKQNLKNLKSLDLFNCEITNLEDYRDSIFELLQQITYLDGFDQEDNEAPDSEDDDDEEGDEDDDDDEEDEAGPPGEYEEEDDEDDGGSDLGEGEEEEEVGLSYLMKEEIQDEEDDDDYVEEGGEEEEEEDGGIRGEKRKRDPEDEGEEEDD, from the exons ATGGGGGGGGCGATGGAGATGAAGAAGCGTATCAACCTGGAGTTGAGGAACCGGGCCCCCGAGAAG GTGACGGAGTTGGTGCTTGATAACTGTCGGTCCAGCAATGGTGAGATTGAAGGTCTCAATGACTCCTTCAAAGAACTGGAGTTTCTCAGCATGGCCAACGTAGAGCTGACGTCGCTGGCCAAGCTGCCCACCTTGAGTAAGCTCCGAAAG caaAATCTCAAAAACTTGAAGAGCCTTGACCTGTTCAACTGTGAGATTACAAACCTAGAGGATTACAGGGACAGCATttttgagctgctgcagcaaatcACCTATCTGGATGGCTTTGATCAGGAAGACAACGAAGCACCAGACTcagaggatgatgatgatgagg AAGGAGATGAAGACGacgatgatgatgaggaggatgaaGCTGGCCCTCCAGGAGAATatgaagaggaagatgatgaagatgatggaGGTTCAGATTTAGGGGAAGgcgaagaggaggaggaagttggTCTTTCATACCTGATGAAAGAAGAGATTCAG GatgaagaagatgatgatgactATGTTGAagaaggaggtgaggaggaggaggaag aggatggg GGCATCcgaggggagaagaggaaacgAGACCCTGAAGATGAAGGCGAGGAAGAGGACGATTAA
- the ANP32E gene encoding acidic leucine-rich nuclear phosphoprotein 32 family member E isoform X4, which yields MGGAMEMKKRINLELRNRAPEKVTELVLDNCRSSNGEIEGLNDSFKELEFLSMANVELTSLAKLPTLSKLRKLELSDNIISGGLEVLAERCPNLTYLNLSGNKIKDLGTVEALQNLKNLKSLDLFNCEITNLEDYRDSIFELLQQITYLDGFDQEDNEAPDSEDDDDEEGDEDDDDDEEDEAGPPGEYEEEDDEDDGGSDLGEGEEEEEVGLSYLMKEEIQDEEDDDDYVEEGGEEEEEEDGGIRGEKRKRDPEDEGEEEDD from the exons ATGGGGGGGGCGATGGAGATGAAGAAGCGTATCAACCTGGAGTTGAGGAACCGGGCCCCCGAGAAG GTGACGGAGTTGGTGCTTGATAACTGTCGGTCCAGCAATGGTGAGATTGAAGGTCTCAATGACTCCTTCAAAGAACTGGAGTTTCTCAGCATGGCCAACGTAGAGCTGACGTCGCTGGCCAAGCTGCCCACCTTGAGTAAGCTCCGAAAG TTGGAGCTGAGTGACAACATCATTTCAGGAGGCCTGGAGGTCCTTGCAGAGAGGTGTCCAAATCTCACATATCTAAATCTAAGTGGCAACAAAATCAAAGATCTTGGCACTGTGGAAGCTCTT caaAATCTCAAAAACTTGAAGAGCCTTGACCTGTTCAACTGTGAGATTACAAACCTAGAGGATTACAGGGACAGCATttttgagctgctgcagcaaatcACCTATCTGGATGGCTTTGATCAGGAAGACAACGAAGCACCAGACTcagaggatgatgatgatgagg AAGGAGATGAAGACGacgatgatgatgaggaggatgaaGCTGGCCCTCCAGGAGAATatgaagaggaagatgatgaagatgatggaGGTTCAGATTTAGGGGAAGgcgaagaggaggaggaagttggTCTTTCATACCTGATGAAAGAAGAGATTCAG GatgaagaagatgatgatgactATGTTGAagaaggaggtgaggaggaggaggaag aggatggg GGCATCcgaggggagaagaggaaacgAGACCCTGAAGATGAAGGCGAGGAAGAGGACGATTAA
- the ANP32E gene encoding acidic leucine-rich nuclear phosphoprotein 32 family member E isoform X10 — MGGAMEMKKRINLELRNRAPEKVTELVLDNCRSSNGEIEGLNDSFKELEFLSMANVELTSLAKLPTLSKLRKLELSDNIISGGLEVLAERCPNLTYLNLSGNKIKDLGTVEALQNLKNLKSLDLFNCEITNLEDYRDSIFELLQQITYLDGFDQEDNEAPDSEDDDDEVKELGEKGDEDDDDDEEDEAGPPGEYEEEDDEDDGGSDLGEGEEEEEVAEGIRGEKRKRDPEDEGEEEDD; from the exons ATGGGGGGGGCGATGGAGATGAAGAAGCGTATCAACCTGGAGTTGAGGAACCGGGCCCCCGAGAAG GTGACGGAGTTGGTGCTTGATAACTGTCGGTCCAGCAATGGTGAGATTGAAGGTCTCAATGACTCCTTCAAAGAACTGGAGTTTCTCAGCATGGCCAACGTAGAGCTGACGTCGCTGGCCAAGCTGCCCACCTTGAGTAAGCTCCGAAAG TTGGAGCTGAGTGACAACATCATTTCAGGAGGCCTGGAGGTCCTTGCAGAGAGGTGTCCAAATCTCACATATCTAAATCTAAGTGGCAACAAAATCAAAGATCTTGGCACTGTGGAAGCTCTT caaAATCTCAAAAACTTGAAGAGCCTTGACCTGTTCAACTGTGAGATTACAAACCTAGAGGATTACAGGGACAGCATttttgagctgctgcagcaaatcACCTATCTGGATGGCTTTGATCAGGAAGACAACGAAGCACCAGACTcagaggatgatgatgatgagg TCAAAGAACTTGGTGAAA AAGGAGATGAAGACGacgatgatgatgaggaggatgaaGCTGGCCCTCCAGGAGAATatgaagaggaagatgatgaagatgatggaGGTTCAGATTTAGGGGAAGgcgaagaggaggaggaagttg CAGAGGGCATCcgaggggagaagaggaaacgAGACCCTGAAGATGAAGGCGAGGAAGAGGACGATTAA
- the ANP32E gene encoding acidic leucine-rich nuclear phosphoprotein 32 family member E isoform X7 yields MGGAMEMKKRINLELRNRAPEKVTELVLDNCRSSNGEIEGLNDSFKELEFLSMANVELTSLAKLPTLSKLRKLELSDNIISGGLEVLAERCPNLTYLNLSGNKIKDLGTVEALQNLKNLKSLDLFNCEITNLEDYRDSIFELLQQITYLDGFDQEDNEAPDSEDDDDEDEDDDDDEEDEAGPPGEYEEEDDEDDGGSDLGEGEEEEEDEEDDDDYVEEGGEEEEEAEGIRGEKRKRDPEDEGEEEDD; encoded by the exons ATGGGGGGGGCGATGGAGATGAAGAAGCGTATCAACCTGGAGTTGAGGAACCGGGCCCCCGAGAAG GTGACGGAGTTGGTGCTTGATAACTGTCGGTCCAGCAATGGTGAGATTGAAGGTCTCAATGACTCCTTCAAAGAACTGGAGTTTCTCAGCATGGCCAACGTAGAGCTGACGTCGCTGGCCAAGCTGCCCACCTTGAGTAAGCTCCGAAAG TTGGAGCTGAGTGACAACATCATTTCAGGAGGCCTGGAGGTCCTTGCAGAGAGGTGTCCAAATCTCACATATCTAAATCTAAGTGGCAACAAAATCAAAGATCTTGGCACTGTGGAAGCTCTT caaAATCTCAAAAACTTGAAGAGCCTTGACCTGTTCAACTGTGAGATTACAAACCTAGAGGATTACAGGGACAGCATttttgagctgctgcagcaaatcACCTATCTGGATGGCTTTGATCAGGAAGACAACGAAGCACCAGACTcagaggatgatgatgatgagg ATGAAGACGacgatgatgatgaggaggatgaaGCTGGCCCTCCAGGAGAATatgaagaggaagatgatgaagatgatggaGGTTCAGATTTAGGGGAAGgcgaagaggaggaggaa GatgaagaagatgatgatgactATGTTGAagaaggaggtgaggaggaggaggaag CAGAGGGCATCcgaggggagaagaggaaacgAGACCCTGAAGATGAAGGCGAGGAAGAGGACGATTAA
- the ANP32E gene encoding acidic leucine-rich nuclear phosphoprotein 32 family member E isoform X6, giving the protein MGGAMEMKKRINLELRNRAPEKVTELVLDNCRSSNGEIEGLNDSFKELEFLSMANVELTSLAKLPTLSKLRKLELSDNIISGGLEVLAERCPNLTYLNLSGNKIKDLGTVEALQNLKNLKSLDLFNCEITNLEDYRDSIFELLQQITYLDGFDQEDNEAPDSEDDDDEDFEYDDDDEEDEAGPPGEYEEEDDEDDGGSDLGEGEEEEEVGLSYLMKEEIQDEEDDDDYVEEGGEEEEEGKLSTEGIRGEKRKRDPEDEGEEEDD; this is encoded by the exons ATGGGGGGGGCGATGGAGATGAAGAAGCGTATCAACCTGGAGTTGAGGAACCGGGCCCCCGAGAAG GTGACGGAGTTGGTGCTTGATAACTGTCGGTCCAGCAATGGTGAGATTGAAGGTCTCAATGACTCCTTCAAAGAACTGGAGTTTCTCAGCATGGCCAACGTAGAGCTGACGTCGCTGGCCAAGCTGCCCACCTTGAGTAAGCTCCGAAAG TTGGAGCTGAGTGACAACATCATTTCAGGAGGCCTGGAGGTCCTTGCAGAGAGGTGTCCAAATCTCACATATCTAAATCTAAGTGGCAACAAAATCAAAGATCTTGGCACTGTGGAAGCTCTT caaAATCTCAAAAACTTGAAGAGCCTTGACCTGTTCAACTGTGAGATTACAAACCTAGAGGATTACAGGGACAGCATttttgagctgctgcagcaaatcACCTATCTGGATGGCTTTGATCAGGAAGACAACGAAGCACCAGACTcagaggatgatgatgatgagg attttgaat ACGacgatgatgatgaggaggatgaaGCTGGCCCTCCAGGAGAATatgaagaggaagatgatgaagatgatggaGGTTCAGATTTAGGGGAAGgcgaagaggaggaggaagttggTCTTTCATACCTGATGAAAGAAGAGATTCAG GatgaagaagatgatgatgactATGTTGAagaaggaggtgaggaggaggaggaaggtaaGCTGTCCA CAGAGGGCATCcgaggggagaagaggaaacgAGACCCTGAAGATGAAGGCGAGGAAGAGGACGATTAA
- the ANP32E gene encoding acidic leucine-rich nuclear phosphoprotein 32 family member E isoform X3 encodes MGGAMEMKKRINLELRNRAPEKVTELVLDNCRSSNGEIEGLNDSFKELEFLSMANVELTSLAKLPTLSKLRKLELSDNIISGGLEVLAERCPNLTYLNLSGNKIKDLGTVEALQNLKNLKSLDLFNCEITNLEDYRDSIFELLQQITYLDGFDQEDNEAPDSEDDDDEEGDEDDDDDEEDEAGPPGEYEEEDDEDDGGSDLGEGEEEEEVGLSYLMKEEIQDEEDDDDYVEEGGEEEEEEGIRGEKRKRDPEDEGEEEDD; translated from the exons ATGGGGGGGGCGATGGAGATGAAGAAGCGTATCAACCTGGAGTTGAGGAACCGGGCCCCCGAGAAG GTGACGGAGTTGGTGCTTGATAACTGTCGGTCCAGCAATGGTGAGATTGAAGGTCTCAATGACTCCTTCAAAGAACTGGAGTTTCTCAGCATGGCCAACGTAGAGCTGACGTCGCTGGCCAAGCTGCCCACCTTGAGTAAGCTCCGAAAG TTGGAGCTGAGTGACAACATCATTTCAGGAGGCCTGGAGGTCCTTGCAGAGAGGTGTCCAAATCTCACATATCTAAATCTAAGTGGCAACAAAATCAAAGATCTTGGCACTGTGGAAGCTCTT caaAATCTCAAAAACTTGAAGAGCCTTGACCTGTTCAACTGTGAGATTACAAACCTAGAGGATTACAGGGACAGCATttttgagctgctgcagcaaatcACCTATCTGGATGGCTTTGATCAGGAAGACAACGAAGCACCAGACTcagaggatgatgatgatgagg AAGGAGATGAAGACGacgatgatgatgaggaggatgaaGCTGGCCCTCCAGGAGAATatgaagaggaagatgatgaagatgatggaGGTTCAGATTTAGGGGAAGgcgaagaggaggaggaagttggTCTTTCATACCTGATGAAAGAAGAGATTCAG GatgaagaagatgatgatgactATGTTGAagaaggaggtgaggaggaggaggaag AGGGCATCcgaggggagaagaggaaacgAGACCCTGAAGATGAAGGCGAGGAAGAGGACGATTAA
- the ANP32E gene encoding acidic leucine-rich nuclear phosphoprotein 32 family member E isoform X9, with protein MGGAMEMKKRINLELRNRAPEKVTELVLDNCRSSNGEIEGLNDSFKELEFLSMANVELTSLAKLPTLSKLRKLELSDNIISGGLEVLAERCPNLTYLNLSGNKIKDLGTVEALQNLKNLKSLDLFNCEITNLEDYRDSIFELLQQITYLDGFDQEDNEAPDSEDDDDEDEDDDDDEEDEAGPPGEYEEEDDEDDGGSDLGEGEEEEEVGLSYLMKEEIQDEEDDDDYVEEGGEEEEED; from the exons ATGGGGGGGGCGATGGAGATGAAGAAGCGTATCAACCTGGAGTTGAGGAACCGGGCCCCCGAGAAG GTGACGGAGTTGGTGCTTGATAACTGTCGGTCCAGCAATGGTGAGATTGAAGGTCTCAATGACTCCTTCAAAGAACTGGAGTTTCTCAGCATGGCCAACGTAGAGCTGACGTCGCTGGCCAAGCTGCCCACCTTGAGTAAGCTCCGAAAG TTGGAGCTGAGTGACAACATCATTTCAGGAGGCCTGGAGGTCCTTGCAGAGAGGTGTCCAAATCTCACATATCTAAATCTAAGTGGCAACAAAATCAAAGATCTTGGCACTGTGGAAGCTCTT caaAATCTCAAAAACTTGAAGAGCCTTGACCTGTTCAACTGTGAGATTACAAACCTAGAGGATTACAGGGACAGCATttttgagctgctgcagcaaatcACCTATCTGGATGGCTTTGATCAGGAAGACAACGAAGCACCAGACTcagaggatgatgatgatgagg ATGAAGACGacgatgatgatgaggaggatgaaGCTGGCCCTCCAGGAGAATatgaagaggaagatgatgaagatgatggaGGTTCAGATTTAGGGGAAGgcgaagaggaggaggaagttggTCTTTCATACCTGATGAAAGAAGAGATTCAG GatgaagaagatgatgatgactATGTTGAagaaggaggtgaggaggaggaggaag ATTGA